The following are encoded together in the Pseudanabaena sp. FACHB-2040 genome:
- a CDS encoding cation diffusion facilitator family transporter, with protein MSQSAHPRQITYRLLLTTLWAVLLTLTVEASAGWASQSLTLLAESLHTLVDGFSTLLSLIAIASPQRPLGREVWGHGRLEVGITLMLTGFLGFTGVSLLWVALRQIYGVMTGSRTALPVSLEPQIVQFTAIMVILTVALGIYSGYQARTLDSLSLRLNTQHFLQDAWLSLVMVAVLIAIRQDQQWLDPVFAIALLTLLPRSLWRVLNAQLPMLLQPTAIAPEAISHTATQVEGVTRCIRIRSRGMVGRQVWIELHLALHPEFMDSAEHIGEQIEAALRQRYGPLRAQIWVEETQSYSNQFAANSNPLDSPGYPPHADWN; from the coding sequence ATGAGCCAGAGCGCCCATCCCCGCCAGATTACCTATCGACTGCTGTTGACTACCCTCTGGGCAGTGCTGCTGACCCTAACGGTAGAAGCCAGTGCCGGGTGGGCTAGCCAATCGTTGACCCTGTTAGCCGAGTCGCTGCATACGCTAGTAGACGGCTTTAGCACGCTGCTCAGCCTAATTGCGATCGCATCCCCCCAGCGGCCCTTGGGTCGAGAAGTGTGGGGCCACGGTCGGCTAGAGGTCGGCATAACGCTCATGTTGACAGGTTTTCTCGGTTTTACCGGAGTCAGTCTGCTGTGGGTTGCGCTGCGCCAGATTTATGGCGTTATGACCGGCAGTCGCACAGCCCTGCCTGTCAGCCTCGAACCTCAGATTGTGCAGTTCACGGCCATCATGGTCATTTTGACTGTGGCCCTAGGCATTTATTCCGGCTATCAGGCCCGCACCCTCGACAGCCTATCCCTGCGCCTAAACACGCAGCACTTTCTGCAAGATGCCTGGCTGAGCCTAGTCATGGTGGCCGTGCTGATCGCTATTCGGCAAGACCAACAGTGGCTAGATCCGGTATTTGCGATCGCGCTGCTGACGCTACTGCCGCGCAGTCTGTGGCGCGTTCTCAATGCCCAACTGCCTATGCTGCTTCAGCCCACCGCCATTGCCCCAGAAGCAATCTCCCACACCGCCACCCAGGTCGAAGGCGTCACCCGCTGCATCCGCATCCGCTCACGCGGTATGGTCGGACGTCAGGTGTGGATCGAACTGCACCTAGCCCTGCACCCCGAGTTTATGGACTCAGCCGAACACATCGGTGAGCAAATAGAGGCCGCCCTGCGCCAGCGCTACGGACCCTTGCGAGCTCAGATCTGGGTAGAAGAAACCCAGTCATACTCCAATCAATTCGCGGCCAACTCCAACCCTTTGGATTCTCCGGGGTATCCGCCTCATGCAGATTGGAACTAA